The Triticum dicoccoides isolate Atlit2015 ecotype Zavitan chromosome 6A, WEW_v2.0, whole genome shotgun sequence genome has a window encoding:
- the LOC119319404 gene encoding uncharacterized protein LOC119319404 isoform X1, which produces MAPRRAVPSRSVAPLGRPPASGRAVAPRRAARAAAALPAVPASSAIPLVRKRKRDGFFPFLSSVETARNRKRCKFLLKRLRAHNKGEHTLAAPLHPDWVGFSPDEVGILKAFYPKRSYYGGPDYRCNRCQASFWWRERVKSQSAITKRRVAYNNCCKAGKMSGQRMSLLSHINDREMFWNAKVLVSRIWHYRGGTNEGAIMHTDIVVLDKEGTHMYGRIPTEPAIRLQDVLWEGSVYLMKRFMCKPSKPTYRAVDSPFMMQFTRFTNVDSVVDDEEDFPYCTYSLMSFSDIPIPGPHTPHFIDVIGRIIVVTDIVVVHSQHQAGPSDTRTLVLQDQIGNEISLVLWGARAHEFEAEEVCAASESTAVIAIFVGTLPKAYRGIKGLSGSSACRWYIDEDLPEMNAFRASLAEGLPAVTAHIPGEQAIVPAPVREPPIQLSVQQLLALDPFDNLKQFIVKVTITGLGSDNRWWFLSCRKCHKTAYTSGRQYCCSDYGCSSIIADPSYCVCTFGSDGANEAEFMFFYRVAKQVVGKPLMTLIHRKYPGFTSALDLAQIGGSDVGLPVEISRLVTQKYRLVVSISNKSFQPASTQLSFQVGRIDETFKPDLVPFASAGASSASGASSSAEGSDMTVPIPTSFSIGSSTLVVLLLDEMNTPISAFKGKGHAIVPKTPSRSPCPKSAPRKLFIGPPKSKGTELPASVSNVTAQAGKVVAVTQTEEIAAAGNVVQPTPMPTVGQETETTTAEDPKIIVPDPSKAKRTNNPSKGAGVPKKPKQ; this is translated from the exons ATGGCTCCGCGTCGGGCTGTTCCCTCACGTTCTGTTGCTCCTttggggaggcctcctgcttcgggGCGTGCGGTTGCCCCGCGCAGggctgctcgtgctgctgctgcatTGCCTGCTGTCCCGGCCAGCTCTGCCATTCCCCTTGTTCGGAAGAGGAAGC GAGATGGCTTCTTTCCTTTCCTATCTTCTGTTGAGACTGCACGGAATCGTAAGAGGTGCAAGTTCTTGTTGAAAAGACTACGCGCTCATAACAAGGGTG AGCATACCCTTGCGGCGCCTCTACATCCTGATTGGGTTGGGTTTTCTCCTGACGAAGTGGGCATACTTAAAG CTTTTTATCCAAAAAGGTCGTACTATGGAGGTCCAGACTACCGATGCAACCGCTGCCAGGCTAGCTTTTGGTGGCGCGAGAGGGTTAAGTCACAGTCTGCTATCACCAAAAGACGAGTGGCCTACAACAACTGTTGTAAGGCTGGGAAG ATGTCGGGCCAGAGGATGAGCCTTCTCTCCCATATCAATGACAGAGAGATGTTCTGGAATGCTAAGGTTCTGGTGTCCCGCATCTGGCACTACCGAGGTGGGACCAACGAAGGTGCCATTATGCATACTGACATTGTGGTGCTTGACAAAGAG GGAACCCACATGTATGGCCGGATCCCTACTGAGCCAGCTATCCGCCTGCAAGATGTCTTGTGGGAAGGCAGTGTTTATCTAATGAAGAGGTTCATGTGCAAACCATCAAAGCCCACTTACAGGGCTGTTGACAGCCCATTTATGATGCAGTTCACTCGCTTTACTAATGTTGATTCTGTGGTGGATGATGAAGAAGATTTCCCATACTGCACTTACAGCCTTATGTCCTTCTCGGATATCCCAATACCAGGCCCACACACTCCTCACTTTATCG ATGTGATTGGCCGAATTATTGTTGTCACAGACATTGTTGTTGTACACTCACAGCATCAAGCTGGTCCTTCAGATACCAGGACTCTGGTTCTCCAGGACCAAAT AGGAAATGAAATCAGCCTTGTTCTCTGGGGTGCTCGAGCCCATGAGTTCGAGGCAGAAGAGGTCTGTGCTGCAAGTGAATCCACAGCTGTCATTGCTATCTTTGTAGGAACACTGCCAAAAGCATACCGAG GTATTAAAGGCCTGAGTGGTAGCTCTGCATGCCGCTGGTACATTGATGAGGACCTGCCAGAGATGAATGCCTTTCGTGCTAG CCTTGCAGAAGGGCTTCCTGCCGTCACTGCTCACATCCCAGGAGAACAAGCGATTGTTCCAGCACCTGTTCGCGAACCTCCCATTCAACTGAGTGTTCAGCAGCTGCTTGCCCTTGACCCATTTGACAACTTG AAACAGTTTATCGTCAAGGTTACTATCACAGGCTTGGGCTCTGACAACCGCTGGTGGTTCCTCTCATGCCGGAAATGCCACAAAACagcctacacctccggaaggcagtACTGTTGCTCAGACTATGGTTGTTCTTCTATCATAGCAGATCCTTC ATACTGCGTGTGCACTTTCGGAAGCGATGGCGCAAATGAAGCAGAATTTATGTTCTTTTATAGGGTTGCAAAACAAGTTGTTGGCAAGCCACTCATGACTTTGATTCACCGCAAGTACCCAGGTTTTACAAGTGCGCTTGATCTTGCTCAGATAGGAGGTTCTGATGTaggtttgcctgttgaaatttcccGCCTTGTTACCCAGAAGTATAGGCTGGTCGTTTCTATCTCCAACAAGAGTTTTCAGCCTGCAAGCACCCAGCTGTCCTTCCAAGTTGGCAGAATTGATGAAACCTTTAAGCCTGACCTTGTACCCTTTGCATCTGCTGGTGCATCATCTGCCTCTGGAGCATCGTCTTCTGCTGAGGGCTCAGACATGACAGTGCCCATTCCCACCTCTTTCTCTATAGGATCGTCTACACTCGTTGTGCTACTTCTCGATGAG ATGAACACTCCTATATCTGCATTCAAAGGAAAAGGACATGCTATTGTGCCTAAAACACCCAG CCGGTCCCCATGCCCAAAAAGTGCTCCCCGCAAGCTTTTTATTGGTCCCCCTAAGTCTAAGGGCACTGAACTACCTGCCTCCGTTAGCAACGTTACTGCCCAGGCTGGAAAGGTTGTCGCAGTTACCCAAACTGAAGAGATTGCCGCCGCTGGAAATGTTGTTCAGCCTACACCCATGCCAACT GTTGGACAGGAGACTGAAACCACAACTGCTGAGGATCCAAAGATCATCGTTCCTGACCCCTCTAAGGCCAAGAG GACAAACAACCCTAGCAAGGGTGCTGGCGTCCCAAAGAAACCGAAGCAGTAG
- the LOC119319404 gene encoding uncharacterized protein LOC119319404 isoform X2: MSGQRMSLLSHINDREMFWNAKVLVSRIWHYRGGTNEGAIMHTDIVVLDKEGTHMYGRIPTEPAIRLQDVLWEGSVYLMKRFMCKPSKPTYRAVDSPFMMQFTRFTNVDSVVDDEEDFPYCTYSLMSFSDIPIPGPHTPHFIDVIGRIIVVTDIVVVHSQHQAGPSDTRTLVLQDQIGNEISLVLWGARAHEFEAEEVCAASESTAVIAIFVGTLPKAYRGIKGLSGSSACRWYIDEDLPEMNAFRASLAEGLPAVTAHIPGEQAIVPAPVREPPIQLSVQQLLALDPFDNLKQFIVKVTITGLGSDNRWWFLSCRKCHKTAYTSGRQYCCSDYGCSSIIADPSYCVCTFGSDGANEAEFMFFYRVAKQVVGKPLMTLIHRKYPGFTSALDLAQIGGSDVGLPVEISRLVTQKYRLVVSISNKSFQPASTQLSFQVGRIDETFKPDLVPFASAGASSASGASSSAEGSDMTVPIPTSFSIGSSTLVVLLLDEMNTPISAFKGKGHAIVPKTPSRSPCPKSAPRKLFIGPPKSKGTELPASVSNVTAQAGKVVAVTQTEEIAAAGNVVQPTPMPTVGQETETTTAEDPKIIVPDPSKAKRTNNPSKGAGVPKKPKQ; the protein is encoded by the exons ATGTCGGGCCAGAGGATGAGCCTTCTCTCCCATATCAATGACAGAGAGATGTTCTGGAATGCTAAGGTTCTGGTGTCCCGCATCTGGCACTACCGAGGTGGGACCAACGAAGGTGCCATTATGCATACTGACATTGTGGTGCTTGACAAAGAG GGAACCCACATGTATGGCCGGATCCCTACTGAGCCAGCTATCCGCCTGCAAGATGTCTTGTGGGAAGGCAGTGTTTATCTAATGAAGAGGTTCATGTGCAAACCATCAAAGCCCACTTACAGGGCTGTTGACAGCCCATTTATGATGCAGTTCACTCGCTTTACTAATGTTGATTCTGTGGTGGATGATGAAGAAGATTTCCCATACTGCACTTACAGCCTTATGTCCTTCTCGGATATCCCAATACCAGGCCCACACACTCCTCACTTTATCG ATGTGATTGGCCGAATTATTGTTGTCACAGACATTGTTGTTGTACACTCACAGCATCAAGCTGGTCCTTCAGATACCAGGACTCTGGTTCTCCAGGACCAAAT AGGAAATGAAATCAGCCTTGTTCTCTGGGGTGCTCGAGCCCATGAGTTCGAGGCAGAAGAGGTCTGTGCTGCAAGTGAATCCACAGCTGTCATTGCTATCTTTGTAGGAACACTGCCAAAAGCATACCGAG GTATTAAAGGCCTGAGTGGTAGCTCTGCATGCCGCTGGTACATTGATGAGGACCTGCCAGAGATGAATGCCTTTCGTGCTAG CCTTGCAGAAGGGCTTCCTGCCGTCACTGCTCACATCCCAGGAGAACAAGCGATTGTTCCAGCACCTGTTCGCGAACCTCCCATTCAACTGAGTGTTCAGCAGCTGCTTGCCCTTGACCCATTTGACAACTTG AAACAGTTTATCGTCAAGGTTACTATCACAGGCTTGGGCTCTGACAACCGCTGGTGGTTCCTCTCATGCCGGAAATGCCACAAAACagcctacacctccggaaggcagtACTGTTGCTCAGACTATGGTTGTTCTTCTATCATAGCAGATCCTTC ATACTGCGTGTGCACTTTCGGAAGCGATGGCGCAAATGAAGCAGAATTTATGTTCTTTTATAGGGTTGCAAAACAAGTTGTTGGCAAGCCACTCATGACTTTGATTCACCGCAAGTACCCAGGTTTTACAAGTGCGCTTGATCTTGCTCAGATAGGAGGTTCTGATGTaggtttgcctgttgaaatttcccGCCTTGTTACCCAGAAGTATAGGCTGGTCGTTTCTATCTCCAACAAGAGTTTTCAGCCTGCAAGCACCCAGCTGTCCTTCCAAGTTGGCAGAATTGATGAAACCTTTAAGCCTGACCTTGTACCCTTTGCATCTGCTGGTGCATCATCTGCCTCTGGAGCATCGTCTTCTGCTGAGGGCTCAGACATGACAGTGCCCATTCCCACCTCTTTCTCTATAGGATCGTCTACACTCGTTGTGCTACTTCTCGATGAG ATGAACACTCCTATATCTGCATTCAAAGGAAAAGGACATGCTATTGTGCCTAAAACACCCAG CCGGTCCCCATGCCCAAAAAGTGCTCCCCGCAAGCTTTTTATTGGTCCCCCTAAGTCTAAGGGCACTGAACTACCTGCCTCCGTTAGCAACGTTACTGCCCAGGCTGGAAAGGTTGTCGCAGTTACCCAAACTGAAGAGATTGCCGCCGCTGGAAATGTTGTTCAGCCTACACCCATGCCAACT GTTGGACAGGAGACTGAAACCACAACTGCTGAGGATCCAAAGATCATCGTTCCTGACCCCTCTAAGGCCAAGAG GACAAACAACCCTAGCAAGGGTGCTGGCGTCCCAAAGAAACCGAAGCAGTAG